From Streptomyces sp. CMB-StM0423, a single genomic window includes:
- a CDS encoding SpoIIE family protein phosphatase encodes MGAPFWQSSPPGSIYDHIKVASFALDAEGHIEQWSARAEELLGISAAEVLGRDAVEALVPEELRADVGEKVAEILDGREWTGLLPYRRPAGPDGTDAGHPAVDGIAELYVMPTTGVGGTRGAVCLTVDAYALRRIETDLAASQAVFGQAPMGFLLFGTDLRLVRVNERVAAAFGGTVASHAGRAPRDYLPRPEAERVTAALKQVLDTGEPVTDMQILGPTPEEPQTGSVPAQREGQPGSLRWSISLYRVHSRTGRPMGVAAIVSDVTRRRRAESEAASTRRNLALLNEAGARIGNSLDLETTARELLGVTVPQFCDMACVDVYQSLLDGDEGRPGLADGSAELRRVAFASAVSDAPVTAVGSTHRFDFHSPHAAALRTAQVRRVPGGDSGLVQTTLAVPLVAGDTVVGLVQFSRARGSEDFGERDAALAAQLASRAAVCIDNARLYRREHSRALILQRSLLPPGDPEAAGLDIACRYLPGNTATEVGGDWFDVIELPGHRTALVVGDVMGRGLRAAVAMGELRSAVRTLAMLDLEPAEVLAALDEIAGGLGGVSDEVYLATCSYVVYDAVTRRCTFANAGHLPPAVVEPGEPPLLLEVPAGMPLGVGGEPFEEVEVELPDGALLALYTDGLVESRDHGLDEGLEEFRKALSDPAQPLEDVCDHVLDTLYTRHGEDDIALLMARIRGLPADTVGDWLLPAEPRSVALAREHARTQLAAWGLEPLTDTTELLVSELVTNALRHGEGGRSGGGEPEIRLRLLLDRTLVCEVWDSNLVQPRRRRAGDTDEGGRGLQLVSMLSENWGSRRTHRGKTVWFELALPGTGKQAELDEDALLSAY; translated from the coding sequence GTGGGAGCACCGTTCTGGCAGAGCAGTCCGCCGGGCTCCATCTACGACCACATCAAGGTGGCCTCCTTCGCCCTTGACGCGGAGGGGCACATCGAGCAGTGGAGTGCCCGTGCCGAGGAGCTCCTCGGCATCTCCGCCGCCGAGGTGCTGGGCCGCGACGCCGTCGAGGCGCTGGTTCCGGAGGAGCTGCGGGCGGACGTGGGGGAGAAGGTCGCCGAGATCCTCGACGGCCGCGAGTGGACCGGTCTGCTGCCCTACCGCAGACCGGCCGGGCCCGACGGCACCGACGCCGGGCACCCCGCCGTCGACGGCATCGCCGAGCTGTACGTCATGCCCACCACCGGCGTCGGCGGCACCCGCGGTGCGGTGTGCCTCACCGTCGACGCGTACGCGCTGCGCCGTATCGAGACCGACCTCGCCGCCTCCCAGGCCGTTTTCGGCCAGGCCCCGATGGGGTTCCTGCTGTTCGGCACCGACCTGCGGCTCGTCCGCGTCAACGAGCGGGTCGCCGCCGCCTTCGGCGGCACCGTCGCCTCCCACGCGGGCCGCGCGCCCCGCGACTACCTCCCCCGCCCCGAGGCCGAGCGCGTCACCGCCGCGCTCAAGCAGGTCCTCGACACCGGCGAGCCCGTCACCGACATGCAGATCCTCGGGCCCACCCCCGAGGAGCCGCAGACCGGCTCCGTACCGGCACAGCGCGAGGGGCAGCCGGGCAGCCTCCGGTGGTCCATATCGCTGTACCGCGTTCACAGCCGTACGGGCCGGCCCATGGGCGTCGCCGCCATCGTCTCCGACGTCACCCGCCGCCGCCGGGCCGAGAGCGAGGCCGCCAGCACCCGCCGCAACCTCGCGCTGCTCAACGAGGCCGGCGCCCGTATCGGCAACTCGCTCGACCTGGAGACCACCGCGCGCGAACTGCTCGGCGTCACCGTGCCGCAGTTCTGCGACATGGCGTGCGTCGACGTCTACCAGAGCCTCCTCGACGGCGACGAGGGCCGCCCAGGGCTTGCCGACGGCAGCGCGGAGCTGCGCCGCGTCGCCTTCGCCAGCGCCGTCTCCGACGCCCCCGTCACCGCCGTCGGCTCCACCCACCGCTTCGACTTCCACTCCCCGCACGCCGCCGCGCTGCGCACCGCCCAGGTGCGCCGGGTGCCGGGCGGCGACAGCGGTCTGGTGCAGACGACGCTCGCCGTGCCGCTGGTCGCGGGGGACACCGTCGTCGGGCTGGTGCAGTTCTCCCGGGCCCGCGGCAGCGAGGACTTCGGCGAACGCGACGCCGCCCTCGCCGCCCAGCTCGCCTCCCGCGCCGCCGTGTGCATCGACAACGCCCGCCTCTACCGCCGCGAGCACTCCCGCGCCCTCATCCTCCAGCGCAGCCTGCTCCCGCCCGGCGACCCCGAGGCGGCGGGCCTCGACATCGCCTGCCGCTACCTGCCCGGCAACACCGCCACCGAGGTCGGCGGCGACTGGTTCGACGTCATCGAGCTGCCGGGACACCGCACCGCGCTCGTCGTCGGCGACGTCATGGGCCGCGGCCTGCGCGCCGCCGTCGCCATGGGCGAACTGCGCAGCGCCGTACGCACCCTCGCCATGCTCGACCTGGAGCCGGCCGAGGTGCTCGCCGCCCTGGACGAGATCGCCGGCGGCCTCGGCGGCGTCTCCGACGAGGTCTACCTGGCCACCTGCTCGTACGTCGTCTACGACGCGGTCACCCGGCGCTGCACCTTCGCCAACGCCGGTCACCTGCCACCCGCCGTCGTCGAACCGGGCGAGCCGCCGCTGCTGCTGGAGGTGCCCGCCGGGATGCCGCTCGGCGTCGGCGGCGAGCCGTTCGAGGAGGTCGAGGTCGAGCTGCCAGACGGCGCCCTCCTCGCGCTCTACACCGACGGCCTCGTGGAGTCCCGCGACCACGGCCTGGACGAGGGCCTGGAGGAGTTCCGCAAGGCGCTCTCCGACCCCGCACAGCCGCTGGAGGACGTCTGCGACCACGTACTCGACACCCTCTACACCCGGCACGGAGAGGACGACATCGCCCTGTTGATGGCTCGTATCCGCGGACTGCCCGCCGACACCGTCGGCGACTGGCTGCTGCCCGCAGAGCCGCGCTCGGTCGCGCTCGCCCGCGAACACGCCCGTACGCAGCTCGCCGCCTGGGGCCTGGAGCCGCTGACCGACACCACCGAGCTGCTCGTCAGCGAGCTGGTGACGAACGCGCTCCGGCACGGCGAGGGCGGCCGCAGCGGCGGCGGCGAGCCGGAGATCCGGCTCCGGCTGCTGCTGGACCGCACCCTGGTGTGCGAGGTCTGGGACAGCAACCTGGTCCAGCCGCGCCGCCGCCGCGCCGGGGACACCGACGAGGGCGGCCGGGGGCTGCAGTTGGTCAGCATGCTCAGCGAGAACTGGGGCAGCAGACGCACGCACCGCGGGAAGACGGTCTGGTTCGAACTGGCCCTGCCGGGCACGGGCAAGCAGGCGGAACTGGACGAGGACGCGCTGCTGTCGGCGTACTGA
- a CDS encoding ATP-binding protein, which produces MTGFRDPTGTAGPPPGSGLTGSAGPSDPAGPAGLAGSPGPAEWSFPADPGCVRTARAVVRDTLRTWHLDPVTDLAVLLVSELVTNSLRYASGPVGLRLRPVGGPDAGGGVRVEVSDTLPVPPLLRTAAPDEEGGRGLLLVASVAVRWGTRCGGMGKTVWFELGSAG; this is translated from the coding sequence CTGACCGGCTTCCGGGATCCCACCGGAACCGCGGGGCCGCCACCCGGCTCCGGCCTCACCGGATCTGCCGGCCCATCGGACCCCGCAGGACCCGCCGGTCTCGCCGGCTCGCCCGGCCCCGCCGAGTGGAGCTTCCCCGCGGATCCCGGCTGCGTGCGCACCGCCCGCGCCGTCGTCCGCGACACCCTGCGCACCTGGCACCTCGACCCCGTGACCGACCTCGCCGTGCTGCTCGTCAGCGAGCTGGTCACCAACTCCCTGCGCTACGCCTCAGGACCCGTCGGCCTGCGCCTGCGCCCGGTCGGCGGACCCGACGCCGGCGGCGGCGTCCGCGTCGAGGTGTCCGACACGCTGCCGGTCCCGCCGCTGCTCCGTACCGCCGCGCCGGACGAGGAAGGCGGCCGCGGCCTGCTGCTCGTCGCCAGTGTCGCGGTGCGCTGGGGAACCCGCTGCGGCGGAATGGGCAAGACGGTGTGGTTCGAGCTGGGGTCCGCTGGTTAG
- a CDS encoding GntR family transcriptional regulator, whose amino-acid sequence MPLGEQPAYLRVAADLRRKIVSGELPPHARLPSQARIRQLYGVSDTVALEARKVLMAEGLVEGRSGSGTYVRSRPEPHRLVRTGYRGLADLTPFRQEQADESVTGSWESRSAQEPAGGAVAARLHLGAGDPVMRTRYVFRSAGEPVLLSTSWEPLALTGRTPVMLPEEGPLAGRGVVERMAAIDVVVDNVVEEVGTRPGLADEAHALGALPGRPVLCIQRTFYASGRAVETADVIVPADRYRVSYHLPVK is encoded by the coding sequence GTGCCTCTAGGGGAGCAGCCCGCCTATCTGCGGGTCGCCGCGGATCTCCGCCGGAAGATCGTCAGCGGCGAACTGCCGCCGCACGCCCGGCTGCCCTCACAGGCGCGCATCCGCCAGTTGTACGGGGTCTCCGACACCGTCGCGCTGGAGGCGCGCAAGGTGCTGATGGCCGAGGGTCTGGTCGAGGGCCGGTCCGGGTCCGGCACGTACGTGCGCTCGCGGCCCGAGCCGCACCGGCTGGTCCGTACCGGCTACCGCGGCCTCGCCGACCTCACCCCCTTCCGCCAGGAGCAGGCCGACGAGTCGGTCACCGGCTCCTGGGAGTCGCGCAGCGCACAGGAGCCCGCCGGCGGGGCGGTCGCCGCCCGGCTGCACCTGGGAGCCGGCGACCCGGTGATGCGTACGCGCTACGTCTTCCGCTCGGCCGGCGAGCCCGTACTGCTGTCCACGTCCTGGGAGCCGCTGGCGCTCACCGGCCGCACCCCCGTGATGCTGCCCGAGGAGGGCCCGCTCGCCGGCCGCGGCGTGGTGGAGCGGATGGCGGCGATCGACGTCGTCGTGGACAACGTCGTGGAGGAGGTCGGCACCCGCCCCGGGCTGGCCGACGAGGCGCACGCGCTGGGCGCCCTGCCGGGGCGGCCGGTGCTGTGCATCCAGCGGACGTTCTATGCCTCCGGGCGGGCCGTCGAGACCGCGGACGTCATCGTTCCGGCCGATCGTTACCGGGTCAGTTACCACCTGCCCGTCAAGTAA
- the mgtE gene encoding magnesium transporter: protein MTADTDLGTLLDGNDVAGLQEWLADHPPHVVADELARADEVTAVFCFRLLEKDRAVEVFEELGAGDQQKILEGLRDRTFRHVVEEMDPDDRARLLGEAPANFTQRVLAGLSPRERALTAPLLGYEQDAVGRYMSPELVRLKEQSTVAEALERVRAQGPDAETVYTLPVVDDRRHLVGVVSLREVVLAPPGRPLIELVDTEFPRVYATDNAETAARLMQEANLLGLPVVDSEDRVVGILTVDDAIELIEEADTEDVARQAGAEPIEGHYLSVGVFRLARARIIWLFLLILAATLTAGVLQAFEGELEAVTALAVFIPLLVGTGGNVGAQAATGAVRAIAVGELRPGDVARVAWRECRVGFLLGVGLGIVGMVLATIMTDGRIALTVSLSLILICAWAASVGSVMPLLAKQLGIDPAVISAPLVTTLVDATGLVIYFLLARVILGL from the coding sequence ATGACCGCGGACACCGACCTCGGCACCCTCCTCGACGGCAACGACGTCGCCGGGCTCCAGGAATGGCTCGCCGACCACCCCCCGCACGTCGTCGCCGACGAACTCGCCCGCGCCGACGAGGTCACCGCCGTCTTCTGCTTCCGGCTGCTGGAGAAGGACCGCGCCGTCGAGGTCTTCGAGGAACTGGGCGCCGGCGACCAGCAGAAGATCCTCGAAGGGCTGCGCGACCGGACCTTCCGGCACGTTGTCGAGGAGATGGACCCCGACGACCGCGCCCGCCTCCTCGGCGAGGCGCCCGCCAACTTCACCCAGCGCGTGCTGGCGGGACTCAGCCCCCGCGAACGCGCCCTGACCGCCCCGCTGCTCGGCTACGAACAGGACGCCGTCGGCCGGTACATGTCGCCGGAGCTGGTGCGGCTGAAGGAGCAGTCCACCGTCGCCGAGGCGCTGGAACGGGTGCGCGCGCAGGGCCCGGACGCCGAGACCGTCTACACGCTGCCCGTCGTCGACGACCGCAGGCACCTGGTGGGCGTCGTCTCCCTGCGGGAGGTGGTGCTGGCCCCGCCGGGGCGGCCGCTCATCGAGCTGGTGGACACCGAGTTCCCGCGGGTCTACGCCACCGACAACGCCGAGACTGCCGCCCGCCTCATGCAGGAGGCGAACCTCCTCGGCCTGCCCGTCGTGGACAGCGAGGACCGGGTCGTCGGCATCCTCACAGTCGACGACGCCATCGAGCTGATCGAGGAGGCGGACACCGAGGACGTGGCCCGGCAGGCCGGCGCGGAACCCATCGAGGGACACTACCTGTCGGTCGGGGTCTTCCGGCTCGCCCGCGCGCGCATCATCTGGCTGTTCCTGCTGATCCTCGCCGCCACCCTCACTGCCGGCGTACTCCAGGCGTTCGAAGGGGAACTGGAGGCGGTGACCGCGCTGGCCGTCTTCATCCCGCTGCTCGTCGGCACCGGCGGCAACGTCGGCGCCCAGGCCGCGACCGGCGCGGTGCGCGCCATCGCGGTCGGCGAGCTGCGCCCCGGCGACGTGGCCCGGGTGGCGTGGCGGGAGTGCCGGGTGGGGTTCCTGCTGGGCGTGGGGCTCGGCATCGTGGGCATGGTGCTGGCGACGATCATGACGGACGGCCGGATCGCGCTGACCGTGTCGCTGTCCCTGATCCTGATCTGCGCGTGGGCGGCGTCGGTCGGCTCCGTGATGCCGCTGCTGGCCAAGCAGTTGGGGATCGACCCGGCGGTGATCTCGGCCCCGCTGGTGACCACGCTGGTCGACGCCACGGGGCTGGTGATCTACTTCCTCCTCGCCCGCGTGATCCTCGGCCTGTGA
- a CDS encoding glycoside hydrolase family 18 protein: protein MHRRLVRRLAVAGCALSLLVTPGLTTAGATAATPEEAPRQAPAAAGQHGDDDQGGRGGRDEARRVGYFTQWGARDRGFLVKDLATSGTAARLTHLNYAFGNVSPDGKCFEDDIPGEGDAFTDYRRTMTAAESVDGRADSPRQRLAGNFNQIRELKATYPDLKVMMSLGGWAWSTYFSDAVRTPESRREFVSSCIDLFIKGNLPRVDGRGGPGSAAGVFDGIDLDWEWPNYPGDVDTVYRPEDKENFTAVVAEFRRQLDQVERSREGRGRHLLLTAFLPANANAMDAGYETRKLFPKLDYATLQGYDLHGAWEKNTNQQSAIHSPDDSLQQVVDDWLLRGAPRDKLVLGIPFYGRGWKGVEGGGTGFNQPAAGAAPGTWEAGFEDYKVLKEFAASGKYEVYRDKKSGHAWLFDGSTFWTYDDPKVIAQKAEYIDDRNLGGAMVWSLDGDDDGELYRVLDRGLD, encoded by the coding sequence ATGCACCGAAGACTCGTGCGCCGCCTGGCCGTGGCCGGCTGTGCGCTGTCCCTCCTGGTCACCCCCGGCCTCACCACGGCCGGCGCCACCGCCGCGACCCCCGAAGAGGCCCCGCGCCAAGCCCCCGCCGCCGCAGGGCAGCACGGCGACGACGACCAGGGCGGCCGCGGCGGCCGGGACGAGGCCCGGCGCGTCGGCTACTTCACCCAGTGGGGTGCCAGGGACCGCGGCTTCCTCGTCAAGGACCTCGCCACCAGCGGCACCGCCGCGCGGCTGACCCACCTCAACTACGCCTTCGGCAACGTCAGCCCGGACGGCAAGTGCTTCGAGGACGACATCCCGGGCGAGGGCGACGCCTTCACCGACTACCGGCGGACGATGACCGCCGCCGAGTCCGTCGACGGCCGCGCCGACTCGCCGCGGCAGCGGCTCGCGGGCAACTTCAACCAGATCCGGGAGCTGAAGGCCACGTACCCGGACCTGAAGGTCATGATGTCGCTCGGCGGCTGGGCCTGGTCCACGTACTTCTCGGACGCGGTCCGCACGCCCGAGTCGCGCAGGGAGTTCGTGTCCTCCTGCATCGACCTGTTCATCAAGGGCAACCTGCCGCGGGTCGACGGGCGCGGCGGCCCCGGCAGCGCGGCGGGCGTCTTCGACGGCATCGACCTGGACTGGGAGTGGCCGAACTACCCCGGTGACGTCGACACCGTCTACCGCCCCGAGGACAAGGAGAACTTCACCGCGGTCGTCGCCGAGTTCCGCCGGCAGCTCGACCAGGTGGAGCGCTCGCGCGAGGGCCGCGGCCGGCACCTGCTGCTGACCGCGTTCCTGCCGGCGAACGCCAACGCCATGGACGCGGGCTACGAGACCCGCAAGCTCTTCCCCAAGCTGGACTACGCCACCCTCCAGGGCTACGACCTGCACGGCGCCTGGGAGAAGAACACCAACCAGCAGTCCGCCATCCACTCCCCCGACGACAGCCTCCAGCAGGTCGTCGACGACTGGCTGCTGCGCGGTGCACCGCGGGACAAACTGGTCCTCGGCATCCCGTTCTACGGCCGCGGCTGGAAGGGCGTCGAAGGCGGCGGCACCGGCTTCAACCAGCCCGCCGCGGGCGCCGCGCCCGGCACCTGGGAGGCGGGCTTCGAGGACTACAAGGTGCTGAAGGAGTTCGCGGCTTCGGGCAAGTACGAGGTCTACCGCGACAAGAAGAGCGGCCACGCCTGGCTCTTCGACGGCAGCACGTTCTGGACGTACGACGACCCGAAGGTCATCGCCCAGAAGGCCGAGTACATCGACGACCGCAACCTGGGCGGCGCGA